In Candidatus Rokuibacteriota bacterium, a single window of DNA contains:
- a CDS encoding TRAP transporter substrate-binding protein — MPNIGRFVLAALAAGIIAAAQPALAQTTLTMSSWVSPQHHLTSVVLQGWATEVEKATNGRVKFQMLPKHPSAPPGTFDAVRDGLVDLSYVTASYTPARHILPLMAELPGAGDTALVNSVAYSRIYWKYFDKIGEYKGVKLLGVFTHGPGQMFTKRPVAGINDVQGLKIRTGGGIAEAVAKALGTSAFVKPAPESYELLKGGVADGVFFPLESIISFKLDTVLEQATLFPGGMYSSSFGFFMNEDKWNKLSKEDQAAIEKLSGEHIARLAGASWDEADKKGLEALKKSGVKIVNANPAFVAEVQKRSAPIVDDWIQKASAKGVDAAKILAEFRAELKKVAAGQ, encoded by the coding sequence ATGCCCAACATCGGGAGATTCGTACTCGCCGCTCTGGCCGCCGGCATCATCGCCGCCGCCCAGCCCGCGCTCGCCCAGACCACGCTCACGATGTCCTCGTGGGTGTCGCCCCAGCACCATCTGACCAGCGTCGTCCTGCAGGGCTGGGCGACCGAGGTCGAGAAGGCCACCAACGGCCGCGTCAAGTTCCAGATGCTGCCCAAGCATCCATCGGCGCCGCCGGGCACCTTCGACGCGGTCAGGGACGGCCTCGTGGACCTGTCGTACGTCACCGCGAGCTACACGCCGGCGCGGCACATTCTGCCACTCATGGCGGAGCTGCCGGGCGCCGGCGACACCGCGCTCGTCAACTCGGTTGCCTACTCGCGCATCTACTGGAAGTACTTCGACAAGATCGGCGAGTACAAGGGCGTGAAGCTCCTGGGCGTGTTCACGCACGGCCCCGGCCAGATGTTCACCAAGCGGCCGGTGGCCGGCATCAACGACGTGCAGGGCCTGAAGATCCGCACCGGCGGCGGCATCGCCGAGGCGGTGGCGAAGGCGCTCGGCACCTCCGCCTTCGTGAAGCCGGCGCCCGAGTCCTACGAGCTCCTCAAGGGCGGGGTCGCCGACGGCGTGTTCTTCCCCCTGGAGTCGATCATTTCGTTCAAGCTCGACACCGTGCTCGAGCAGGCGACGCTGTTCCCGGGCGGGATGTACAGCTCGTCGTTCGGCTTCTTCATGAACGAGGACAAGTGGAACAAGCTGTCGAAGGAGGACCAGGCCGCGATCGAGAAGCTCTCCGGCGAGCACATCGCGCGCCTCGCCGGGGCGTCGTGGGACGAGGCCGACAAGAAGGGCCTGGAGGCGCTGAAGAAGTCCGGCGTCAAGATCGTCAACGCCAACCCGGCGTTCGTCGCCGAAGTGCAGAAGCGCTCCGCCCCCATCGTCGACGACTGGATCCAGAAGGCCAGCGCCAAGGGCGTGGACGCCGCCAAGATCCTCGCCGAGTTCCGCGCGGAGCTGAAGAAGGTCGCCGCCGGCCAGTGA
- a CDS encoding TRAP transporter large permease — translation MIEGLCGLTAMMALAFLRIPIAYCMGIVGIIGYAYMRDWNWLVASAMVQTKIYETGRNYTLSVVPLFILMGNFVTRAGMSQELFRAAYTFIGHLRGGLAMATVWASAGFGGICGSSIATAATFAKVAYPSMKRFGYSDRLAAGVVAGGGTLGIMIPPSTIMVIYGVFTETNIGKLFAAGILPGILGAFLLCGAVRYMTWRDPASGPPGERSTWRERLLALKDVWAVAVLFIFVMGGIYVGFFTATEGAAMGAFGAMVFALWRRALTWRTLYASLLESARTTSMLFMILIGALIFAEFVNITTMPADLKGWVTRFNLSPTMVVAAICAVYVVLGTAMEELSMILLTIPVFFPVIVQLGFDPVWFGIIIVCVVEIGLISPPVGMNMFVLKTLLPEVSTGTVFSGVLPFMWADVLRLAILVAFPWISLWLPSMMR, via the coding sequence GTGATCGAGGGGCTCTGCGGCCTCACCGCGATGATGGCGCTCGCCTTCCTGCGCATCCCCATCGCGTACTGCATGGGCATCGTCGGCATTATCGGCTACGCCTACATGCGCGACTGGAACTGGCTGGTGGCCTCCGCCATGGTGCAGACCAAGATCTACGAGACGGGGCGCAACTACACGCTCTCGGTGGTGCCGCTCTTCATCCTGATGGGCAACTTCGTCACGCGCGCTGGCATGTCGCAGGAGCTGTTCCGCGCCGCGTACACCTTCATCGGCCACCTGCGCGGGGGGCTGGCCATGGCGACCGTGTGGGCGTCCGCCGGCTTCGGCGGGATCTGCGGCTCCTCGATCGCCACGGCGGCGACCTTCGCGAAGGTGGCGTACCCGTCCATGAAGCGCTTCGGCTACTCGGACCGGCTCGCCGCAGGCGTCGTCGCCGGCGGCGGCACGCTCGGCATCATGATCCCGCCGTCGACCATCATGGTGATCTACGGCGTCTTCACCGAGACCAACATCGGCAAGCTGTTTGCCGCCGGGATCCTGCCCGGCATTCTCGGCGCCTTCCTGCTCTGCGGCGCAGTCCGGTACATGACCTGGCGCGATCCGGCTTCGGGCCCGCCGGGCGAACGCTCGACTTGGCGCGAGCGCCTGCTCGCTCTCAAGGACGTGTGGGCGGTGGCGGTGCTGTTCATCTTCGTGATGGGCGGCATCTACGTCGGCTTCTTCACCGCCACCGAGGGCGCGGCCATGGGCGCCTTCGGGGCCATGGTGTTCGCCCTGTGGCGGCGCGCGCTCACCTGGCGGACGCTCTACGCGTCGCTCCTCGAGAGCGCCCGCACCACGTCCATGCTGTTCATGATCCTGATCGGCGCGCTGATCTTCGCGGAGTTCGTCAATATCACGACGATGCCGGCGGACCTCAAGGGCTGGGTGACGCGCTTCAACCTGAGCCCGACGATGGTGGTGGCGGCGATCTGCGCGGTCTACGTGGTGCTCGGCACGGCGATGGAGGAGCTGTCGATGATCCTGCTCACGATCCCGGTGTTCTTCCCGGTGATCGTCCAGCTGGGGTTCGACCCCGTCTGGTTCGGCATCATCATCGTGTGCGTGGTCGAGATCGGCCTGATCAGCCCGCCGGTCGGGATGAACATGTTCGTCCTCAAGACGCTGCTGCCCGAGGTGAGCACCGGGACCGTCTTCAGCGGCGTGCTGCCGTTCATGTGGGCCGACGTGCTGCGTCTCGCCATCCTGGTCGCGTTTCCCTGGATCTCGCTCTGGCTGCCGAGCATGATGCGCTGA
- a CDS encoding CoA transferase produces MSEGALAGIRILDLTQFEAGTSCTQLLGWLGADIIKIEPIGGEQSRRNRPEVPGLDAMFFLLFNANKRSVTIDLKHPEGRTLFLKMAERADVVVENFAPGLMERLGLGWDVLRAVNPRIIFARLKGFGLSGPYHEYKSFDMIAQATGGVMSVTGFADREPVLCGANIGDSGAGVHMAAGIMAAHIERARTGRGQVVEVSMQEAVANLIRQRYVAHYRDGKPTGRRGNNAPPGAVPDGLYACAPGGPNDYVYIYVQPMNQGMWSDFARAIGRKDLLSDPRCVDAPTRWRHVDALNEIARAWTGARSKREVMATLAKAGVPCGAVLDTAEVLDDPHLNARDAIVTIDHPTRGRFRVPGCPIRLSASEPVTTPPPLAGQHTDEVLGEVLGLSLAGVADLRTRGIV; encoded by the coding sequence ATGAGCGAGGGCGCGCTGGCGGGCATCCGCATCCTGGACTTGACGCAGTTCGAGGCCGGCACATCGTGCACGCAGCTCCTGGGCTGGCTCGGCGCCGACATCATCAAGATCGAGCCCATCGGCGGCGAGCAGTCGCGCCGGAACCGCCCGGAGGTGCCCGGGCTCGACGCGATGTTCTTCCTGCTCTTCAACGCCAACAAGCGCAGCGTCACGATAGATCTCAAGCACCCTGAGGGCCGTACGCTTTTCCTCAAGATGGCCGAGCGCGCGGACGTGGTGGTCGAGAACTTCGCGCCGGGCCTCATGGAAAGGCTGGGGCTGGGCTGGGATGTGCTTCGCGCCGTCAACCCGCGCATCATCTTCGCGAGGCTCAAGGGCTTCGGCCTCTCGGGGCCGTACCACGAGTACAAGAGCTTCGACATGATCGCCCAGGCGACGGGCGGCGTGATGAGCGTCACCGGCTTTGCTGACCGCGAGCCCGTGCTCTGCGGCGCCAATATCGGCGATAGCGGGGCGGGCGTGCACATGGCGGCCGGCATCATGGCCGCGCATATCGAGCGGGCGCGGACCGGCAGAGGCCAGGTGGTCGAGGTGTCGATGCAGGAGGCGGTGGCCAACCTGATCCGCCAGCGCTACGTCGCGCACTACCGCGACGGCAAGCCGACCGGGCGGCGGGGAAACAACGCGCCGCCGGGCGCCGTCCCGGACGGCCTCTACGCGTGCGCGCCGGGTGGACCGAACGACTACGTGTACATCTACGTGCAGCCGATGAACCAGGGTATGTGGTCCGACTTTGCCCGCGCCATCGGCCGGAAGGATCTCCTCAGCGACCCCCGCTGCGTGGACGCGCCGACGCGCTGGCGGCATGTCGACGCCCTCAACGAGATCGCGCGGGCGTGGACGGGCGCGCGCTCAAAGCGCGAGGTGATGGCCACGCTCGCCAAGGCCGGCGTGCCGTGCGGCGCCGTCCTGGACACGGCCGAGGTGCTGGACGACCCGCACCTGAACGCCCGCGACGCCATTGTGACGATCGACCATCCCACCCGGGGGCGGTTCCGTGTCCCCGGCTGTCCGATACGGCTGTCGGCCTCGGAGCCCGTGACCACGCCCCCGCCGCTCGCCGGACAGCACACCGACGAAGTGCTGGGAGAGGTACTCGGTCTGTCGTTGGCCGGCGTGGCCGACCTGAGAACGCGCGGGATCGTCTGA
- a CDS encoding TRAP transporter small permease, translated as MTAPAATWERRVEALLGVVASVILLAMMLLTFVDVVARYIFSRPVRGAFEITELMLLVLIFAGLPLVSFTDEHALMDFIDRLLPPRAQRALEGLVQGVSGAIMFLLAWQVWLKADRIWAYRDATDVLRIVYGPFVYFMAVSIGLAGLIHLYKVVERR; from the coding sequence GTGACCGCTCCCGCGGCCACATGGGAGCGGCGCGTCGAGGCGCTTCTCGGCGTCGTCGCTTCCGTCATTCTCCTCGCCATGATGCTCCTCACCTTCGTGGACGTGGTGGCGCGGTACATTTTCAGTCGCCCGGTCCGGGGCGCCTTCGAGATCACCGAGCTGATGCTGCTGGTGCTGATCTTCGCCGGCCTGCCCCTCGTGTCGTTCACCGACGAGCACGCCCTCATGGATTTCATTGACCGCCTGCTCCCCCCGCGCGCGCAGCGTGCGCTCGAGGGCCTCGTGCAGGGGGTATCCGGGGCGATCATGTTCCTCCTCGCCTGGCAGGTCTGGCTCAAGGCCGACCGGATCTGGGCCTACCGCGACGCCACCGACGTCCTGCGCATCGTCTACGGCCCCTTCGTCTACTTCATGGCAGTTTCGATCGGGCTGGCCGGCCTGATTCACCTCTACAAAGTGGTCGAGCGTCGATGA
- a CDS encoding VOC family protein, translating to MAKIKHIALSTQDPEKTARFYTDVFGMKQIGQVDHPAVSGYFLTDGDLNLAILKFKNDAVAGVERGKDFYGIHHIGFQVESLEAIAERLAAAGSERRDDVNEALGVGQSSQRHGNVEVKYSGPDGVMLDVSETGWVGSSDFRP from the coding sequence ATGGCGAAGATCAAGCACATCGCGCTGTCGACCCAGGACCCGGAGAAGACCGCGCGCTTTTATACCGATGTGTTCGGCATGAAGCAGATCGGGCAGGTCGACCATCCCGCCGTGAGCGGCTACTTTCTCACCGACGGCGACCTCAACCTGGCCATCCTCAAGTTCAAGAACGACGCAGTGGCGGGAGTCGAGCGAGGCAAGGACTTCTACGGGATCCACCATATCGGCTTCCAGGTGGAGAGTCTCGAGGCGATCGCCGAGCGGCTGGCAGCCGCCGGCTCCGAGCGCCGTGACGACGTCAACGAGGCGCTCGGCGTGGGACAGTCCAGTCAGCGCCACGGCAACGTCGAGGTGAAGTACAGCGGCCCGGACGGAGTCATGCTCGACGTCTCCGAGACGGGCTGGGTCGGCTCCTCGGACTTCCGGCCATAG
- a CDS encoding type II toxin-antitoxin system HicA family toxin, with protein sequence MEKWLIRNNFAQVPAGKTSHKQFVLGTCKVTVPGHGSKDLSKKHLGMILRSLESVGFDRAKVRREWGDA encoded by the coding sequence TTGGAGAAGTGGCTCATCCGCAACAACTTCGCGCAGGTTCCTGCGGGCAAGACAAGCCATAAGCAGTTCGTGCTCGGCACGTGCAAGGTGACGGTGCCGGGTCACGGCTCCAAGGACCTCAGCAAGAAGCATCTCGGCATGATCCTTCGCTCACTGGAGTCCGTCGGCTTCGACCGCGCGAAGGTCCGGCGTGAGTGGGGCGATGCCTGA
- a CDS encoding SOS response-associated peptidase: MCGRYTQTAAFDELALRFGITVEDAGLEDLPPRYNVAPSQSVPIVVAHNGGRPLVMAKWGFHPVWMKTSKLAPINAKAETVANAPETCTIITTTPNDLVAAIHNRMPVILKRDDEVRWTDAHVTDPAAVLPCLRPLPAELMEGYPVSTLVSSPGNEGPRLVQPVS, translated from the coding sequence ATGTGCGGCCGCTACACTCAGACCGCGGCGTTCGACGAGCTGGCCCTCCGCTTCGGCATTACCGTCGAGGACGCGGGCCTCGAAGACCTGCCGCCGCGCTACAACGTCGCCCCGTCACAATCGGTGCCGATCGTGGTCGCCCACAATGGCGGCCGCCCGCTCGTCATGGCCAAGTGGGGCTTCCACCCCGTCTGGATGAAGACCAGCAAGCTGGCCCCCATCAACGCGAAGGCGGAGACCGTCGCCAACGCGCCGGAGACGTGCACCATCATCACGACCACGCCCAACGACCTCGTGGCCGCGATTCACAACCGGATGCCGGTGATCCTCAAGCGGGACGACGAGGTCCGCTGGACCGACGCGCACGTGACCGACCCGGCGGCGGTGCTGCCGTGCCTCCGCCCGCTGCCGGCGGAGCTCATGGAGGGGTACCCGGTGTCGACGCTGGTGTCATCGCCCGGAAACGAAGGGCCGCGCCTCGTGCAACCGGTCAGCTGA
- a CDS encoding MFS transporter, translated as MNPLTTTSGGASVRGKLMATLFVAQVCGSTGQSIGLAVGSIVAASITGTNTWSGLPIAVGALGTALASWPLARLMNRSGRRPGLALGYGLAVIGSLLAMMGVAVGSFWLLLGGMALFGIASTSNLLARYAAADVTSPAQRGRAMGLIVWGSTIGSIIGPNLMAPALRLGALLGVSSVASAFLIAVGSYALASLLIEVFLRPDPLAIARHSQAIVDAGRPAGQARRLGAILGDVRVQIALATLSISQFVMISTTSTSPLYLHDQGHHVQTIGLAVSFHLAGMYVTSPLSGWLCDRFGRLLMIGAGAVILIVAVLLAGLAPGTDRVLVILALFLNGVGWNLAFVAGSALLTDALTPAERPSIQGFADLFMGLMGALGSAAGGMILGVWGFAILNVVGGALALGPLAVTLFRRPALLTR; from the coding sequence ATGAACCCACTGACAACGACGTCGGGCGGTGCATCCGTCCGCGGCAAGCTGATGGCCACGCTGTTCGTGGCGCAGGTCTGCGGGAGCACCGGGCAGTCGATCGGGCTGGCGGTCGGCAGCATCGTGGCGGCCAGCATCACCGGGACGAATACCTGGTCGGGCCTGCCGATCGCCGTCGGGGCTCTGGGTACCGCACTCGCGAGCTGGCCGCTCGCCCGCCTGATGAACCGTTCGGGGCGCCGGCCGGGCCTGGCGCTGGGCTATGGCCTCGCCGTCATCGGTTCTCTCCTCGCCATGATGGGCGTGGCGGTCGGCAGCTTCTGGCTGCTGCTCGGCGGGATGGCGCTCTTCGGGATCGCGAGCACCTCCAACCTCCTCGCCCGCTACGCCGCCGCCGACGTCACGTCGCCCGCGCAGCGCGGCCGCGCGATGGGGCTGATCGTGTGGGGCTCGACGATCGGCTCGATCATCGGGCCGAACCTGATGGCCCCGGCCCTGCGCCTCGGCGCTCTTCTCGGGGTCTCGTCCGTGGCGAGCGCGTTCCTCATCGCCGTGGGCAGCTACGCGCTGGCGTCGCTCCTGATCGAGGTGTTCCTGCGGCCCGATCCGCTGGCGATCGCGCGCCACAGCCAGGCAATCGTCGACGCGGGCCGGCCCGCCGGCCAAGCCCGCCGGCTCGGCGCGATCCTCGGAGATGTCCGAGTGCAGATCGCGCTGGCGACGCTCTCGATCAGCCAGTTCGTGATGATCAGCACGACCTCCACGTCACCCCTCTACCTCCACGACCAGGGACATCACGTGCAGACGATCGGGCTGGCCGTGTCCTTTCACTTGGCCGGCATGTATGTCACGTCGCCGCTATCGGGCTGGCTGTGCGACCGCTTCGGACGGCTGCTGATGATCGGGGCCGGCGCCGTGATTCTGATTGTCGCCGTCCTGCTGGCGGGACTCGCCCCGGGCACCGACCGCGTCCTGGTCATCCTCGCGCTCTTCCTGAACGGCGTGGGCTGGAACCTGGCGTTCGTGGCCGGGAGCGCGCTGCTGACCGACGCACTGACGCCGGCGGAGCGACCGTCGATCCAGGGCTTCGCCGACCTCTTCATGGGCTTGATGGGCGCCCTCGGATCCGCCGCCGGCGGGATGATCCTCGGCGTGTGGGGCTTCGCCATCCTCAACGTGGTGGGCGGCGCGCTGGCGCTCGGCCCGCTCGCCGTCACGTTGTTCCGGCGCCCGGCGCTCCTCACTCGCTGA